From the genome of Arthrobacter alpinus, one region includes:
- a CDS encoding general stress protein yields the protein MSNLFGRTRPIDQARVVPTGETIGSYTSYLDAQKAVDYLADEKFPVQHVSIVGNDLKMVERVTGKLSYPRVALSGAMTGAWFGLFIGVMLSFFDGGGQAGGPYLNVLTAVLMGAAFWMLFAIIGYAAQRGKRDFTSTNQVLASSYDVIVTPDVAMDARRLLAQLPMSSTAPRPFQGQGQNHSHQPPVQTPPRPEGWHDPYGSQQPTVEPAPETDGSETARPGQAPLSGPRRGEFPDLPDGRPQYGIRIDTPPAPAEDDSPAGN from the coding sequence ATGTCAAACCTTTTTGGACGTACCCGACCCATAGACCAGGCGCGTGTTGTCCCCACGGGTGAGACGATTGGTTCCTACACCTCTTACTTGGATGCCCAAAAGGCGGTTGACTACCTAGCGGATGAGAAGTTTCCCGTCCAGCACGTCTCCATTGTCGGCAACGACCTGAAAATGGTTGAACGTGTCACAGGCAAACTCAGCTACCCCCGGGTTGCCCTGTCCGGCGCCATGACAGGTGCCTGGTTTGGTTTGTTCATTGGCGTGATGCTCTCATTCTTTGACGGTGGCGGTCAGGCCGGTGGACCTTACCTTAACGTGCTCACTGCCGTCTTGATGGGAGCAGCGTTCTGGATGCTGTTTGCCATCATTGGCTATGCGGCCCAACGCGGCAAGCGCGACTTCACCTCCACCAACCAGGTTTTGGCCAGTAGTTACGACGTCATCGTCACCCCCGACGTCGCCATGGACGCCCGCCGCCTTTTAGCCCAGCTGCCCATGAGTTCGACGGCCCCCCGGCCTTTCCAGGGGCAGGGACAGAACCACAGCCACCAGCCGCCGGTCCAGACACCGCCGCGGCCCGAGGGCTGGCACGATCCCTATGGTAGCCAGCAGCCGACGGTTGAGCCGGCACCTGAGACTGACGGCAGCGAGACCGCCCGGCCCGGGCAGGCTCCGTTGAGCGGCCCCCGCCGCGGCGAGTTCCCGGACCTGCCGGATGGTCGCCCGCAGTATGGCATCCGCATCGACACCCCTCCTGCCCCGGCCGAGGACGATTCCCCCGCAGGAAACTAG
- a CDS encoding magnesium transporter MgtE N-terminal domain-containing protein: protein MSTQATRIFVARLLGLDVFDPLGDRLGKLRDVVVLGSGQKTAPHAVGIVVEVPGKKRVFVPMTRLTSMDQSQIICTGLVNLRRFEQRGAEQLVVGGLFDRKVTLVDGSGFAVIEDIAMDQQRNGDWLITKLFVRRGTSTSRLRGLRRGHTLLIDWAEAHPDDDADPQGATHFVAAHEDLKPADFADALQEMSDKRRVEVASELQDERLADIMSELPEEDQVHLLSALDNERAADVLEEMDPDDAADLLADLPQAKAEELLLLMEPDEAKDVRRLLQYAEGTAGALMTPVPVILPPEATVAEALAHVRSEDLSPALASAIFICRPPLETPTGRFLGVVHIQQLLRSAPPEKLGTLVDKNLEPVSDQDDLSVISHIMASYNLNSLPVVSKEGRLVGAVTVDDLLDHLLPEDWRNHEDGAPRRRLGGRIG, encoded by the coding sequence GTGAGTACTCAAGCTACACGGATCTTTGTCGCGCGACTTCTAGGCCTTGACGTCTTTGACCCTTTGGGTGATCGTCTGGGCAAGTTGCGTGATGTCGTAGTGCTGGGCAGCGGACAAAAAACCGCCCCCCACGCCGTCGGCATCGTGGTTGAAGTGCCCGGCAAGAAACGCGTCTTTGTGCCCATGACGCGCCTGACCTCCATGGACCAGTCACAGATCATCTGCACGGGGCTGGTGAACCTGCGCCGCTTCGAACAGCGTGGGGCGGAGCAATTAGTGGTCGGCGGGCTCTTTGACCGCAAGGTGACACTAGTGGACGGCTCGGGATTCGCCGTCATCGAAGACATCGCCATGGACCAGCAACGCAATGGCGACTGGCTGATCACCAAGCTCTTTGTCCGCCGCGGAACCTCCACTTCGCGCCTACGCGGACTGCGGCGCGGACACACCCTGCTGATCGACTGGGCGGAGGCCCACCCGGACGACGATGCAGACCCACAGGGCGCCACCCACTTCGTGGCCGCTCACGAGGACCTCAAGCCGGCCGACTTTGCCGATGCCCTGCAGGAGATGAGCGACAAACGCCGCGTGGAAGTGGCAAGCGAACTTCAGGATGAGCGCCTCGCAGACATCATGTCCGAGCTCCCCGAGGAGGACCAGGTACACCTGCTCTCCGCCCTGGACAATGAGCGTGCCGCCGACGTTCTGGAGGAGATGGACCCCGACGACGCCGCCGACCTCCTGGCCGATCTGCCCCAGGCCAAGGCCGAGGAACTGCTGCTGCTCATGGAGCCGGATGAGGCCAAGGACGTCCGACGCCTGCTCCAATACGCTGAAGGCACCGCCGGGGCCCTCATGACACCCGTGCCGGTAATCCTGCCCCCGGAGGCGACCGTGGCGGAGGCCCTGGCGCATGTGCGCAGCGAGGACCTCTCCCCCGCCTTGGCGTCTGCCATCTTCATCTGCCGCCCACCCCTGGAGACCCCCACCGGCCGTTTCCTGGGCGTAGTGCACATCCAGCAACTGCTGCGCAGCGCCCCTCCCGAAAAGTTGGGCACCTTGGTGGATAAGAACCTGGAACCGGTCTCCGATCAGGACGATCTGAGCGTCATCAGCCACATCATGGCCTCCTACAACCTCAATTCCCTGCCCGTGGTGAGCAAGGAGGGCCGGCTGGTGGGTGCGGTGACAGTTGATGACCTCTTGGACCATCTACTCCCCGAAGACTGGCGCAACCACGAAGACGGCGCCCCCCGGCGCAGGCTAGGAGGCCGCATTGGCTGA